Proteins encoded by one window of Nocardioides euryhalodurans:
- a CDS encoding TetR/AcrR family transcriptional regulator, which produces MRLRLLEATVELLVERGFSGTSTTLVSERAGVSRGAQLHHFPTKNDLVVAAVEHLTELRGLELEQALGRLPRGRGRTQAVVRVLGDHFSSPVFVAALELWVAARTDELLLAAVAPLEQRVGRETHRLTVEALGVDESRPGSRELVQATLDLVRGLGLADTITDDARRRARILDHWAAVLDRELEATR; this is translated from the coding sequence ATGCGGCTGCGCCTGCTCGAGGCGACCGTGGAGCTGCTGGTCGAGCGTGGCTTCTCCGGCACCTCCACCACGCTGGTCTCCGAGCGGGCCGGGGTCTCCCGGGGCGCCCAGCTCCACCACTTCCCGACCAAGAACGACCTGGTCGTCGCCGCGGTCGAGCACCTCACCGAGCTCCGCGGCCTCGAGCTCGAGCAGGCCCTCGGGCGGCTGCCGAGGGGGAGGGGGCGGACCCAGGCGGTCGTGCGGGTGCTGGGCGACCACTTCAGCTCGCCGGTGTTCGTGGCCGCGCTCGAGCTGTGGGTGGCCGCCCGGACCGACGAGCTGCTGCTGGCCGCGGTCGCGCCGCTTGAGCAGCGCGTGGGCCGCGAGACCCACCGCCTCACCGTCGAGGCGCTCGGCGTCGACGAGTCCCGGCCCGGCAGCCGCGAGCTCGTGCAGGCGACGCTCGACCTGGTGCGCGGCCTCGGCCTGGCCGACACGATCACCGACGACGCGCGTCGGCGCGCCCGGATCCTCGACCACTGGGCCGCCGTCCTCGACCGCGAGCTGGAGGCGACCCGATGA